One Cyanobacteria bacterium FACHB-DQ100 DNA segment encodes these proteins:
- the uca gene encoding urea carboxylase — protein sequence MFNKVLIANRGEIACRVIRTLDRLNIPSVAVYSDADAHAQHASMATEAVHIGAAPVAESYLKYDRILEVAKQTGADAIHPGYGFLSENAEFAEACETAGIAFIGPTPEQLRQFGLKHTAREIAQQNQVPMLSGSSLLESLEQAREVASTIGYPVMLKSTAGGGGIGMQVCMSEAELSDAYEKVQRLSQSNFKQSGIFLEKYIQTARHIEVQIFGDGTGNVIALGERDCSTQRRNQKVIEETPAPGVSDELRQGLIDAAIRLGKAVNYRSAGTVEYVFDVEAQQFYFLEVNTRLQVEHGVTEEVSDVDLVEWMIQVAAGETEFIKAYQHRPQGHSIQVRVYAEDANKNFQPSSGLLNAVEFPDSVRIDAWIEAGTEVTPFYDPLLAKVIVRSDDRTSAIAALQSALEQSTIAGIETNLDYLKQVVAAPTFQAGTISTRFLNSFEYKPRTIDILEPGTYTTVQDYPGRLGYWDIGVPPSGPMDHFAFRVANRIVGNPESAAGLECTATGPTLRFNCDTTIALTGATMKATLNGQPVEFWTAIEVKAGSTLKLKAIQGDGYRTYIAVQNGLDVPEYLGSRSTFTLGKFGGHAGRTLRTGDVLRIEKPTSELSAQHCSSELVQQYKEQCSTQWNIGVMYGPHGAPDFFTPEDIDMFFSTDWTIHHNSARTGIRLIGPKPKWARTDGGEAGLHPSNIHDNAYAIGTVDFTGDMPIILAHDGPSLGGFVCPATIVQSELWKIGQLKPGDSVRFYRLSATEARDRELAQDSAIATLTPLPKSAPLQVTEHSPILDRIFDADQIPVTYRQAGDKYLLVEYGDLVLDLNLRFCVHALVQWLQENHIPGIIDLTPGIRSLQIHYDSRTLPVQELIAILTKAESELPNIDTIEVPTRIVYLPLSWNDESTQLAIQKYMQSVRPDAPWCPSNIEFIRRINGLDSIEQVKDIVFNASYLVLGLGDVYLGAPVATPLDPRHRLVTTKYNPARTWTPENAVGIGGAYMCIYGMEGPGGYQFVGRTVPIWNRYKQTEDFTQPWLLRFFDQIRYYPVSAEQLLRDREALIQGKLKLRIEEETFSLRKYNEFLKSNADEIAAFRGKQRAAFQAERDRWEAAGEFTRQETLEEAQADQEETPEIVLPPDSEAVVAHVSANVWQVLVKPGDVVAEGDRLVILEAMKMEIAVTADEAGTITELYCVQGQTVSAGQVLLAIRS from the coding sequence ATGTTCAACAAAGTTCTGATTGCTAATCGAGGCGAAATTGCTTGTCGAGTGATTCGGACGCTCGATCGCTTAAATATTCCTTCGGTTGCAGTCTACTCGGATGCAGATGCTCATGCTCAGCACGCCTCAATGGCGACGGAAGCCGTTCATATTGGCGCGGCTCCGGTGGCAGAGAGCTATCTGAAGTACGATCGCATTCTCGAAGTCGCGAAACAAACGGGTGCAGATGCGATTCATCCGGGTTATGGCTTCTTGAGCGAGAATGCTGAGTTTGCCGAAGCTTGTGAAACCGCAGGAATTGCGTTTATTGGTCCGACTCCAGAGCAGTTGCGGCAGTTCGGGTTGAAGCATACGGCGCGGGAAATTGCTCAACAGAATCAAGTGCCGATGCTGTCGGGGAGTTCTTTGCTTGAGAGTTTAGAGCAGGCACGAGAAGTGGCGAGTACGATCGGTTATCCGGTGATGCTCAAGAGTACCGCAGGGGGCGGTGGCATCGGGATGCAGGTGTGCATGAGTGAAGCAGAACTATCCGATGCGTATGAGAAAGTTCAGCGCTTGAGTCAATCTAACTTCAAGCAAAGCGGAATTTTCCTAGAAAAATACATTCAAACTGCAAGACATATTGAAGTTCAGATCTTTGGGGATGGCACCGGGAATGTAATTGCGCTAGGTGAGCGGGACTGTTCCACGCAGCGACGCAATCAGAAAGTGATTGAAGAAACGCCCGCACCAGGAGTTTCTGATGAGTTGAGACAGGGATTGATTGACGCGGCGATTCGACTTGGGAAAGCAGTGAACTATCGATCGGCGGGAACTGTCGAATATGTGTTTGATGTCGAAGCACAACAGTTCTATTTTCTAGAAGTCAACACTCGCTTGCAGGTTGAACATGGTGTCACGGAAGAAGTTAGCGACGTTGATCTCGTTGAATGGATGATCCAAGTGGCAGCAGGTGAGACCGAGTTTATCAAAGCTTATCAGCATCGTCCGCAAGGTCATTCGATTCAGGTGCGAGTGTATGCAGAAGATGCGAACAAGAACTTTCAGCCGAGTTCTGGATTGTTAAATGCTGTCGAGTTTCCGGATTCGGTTCGCATTGATGCTTGGATTGAAGCGGGGACTGAGGTAACACCGTTTTATGATCCGCTTCTGGCAAAAGTGATTGTTCGTAGTGACGATCGCACCTCCGCGATCGCAGCCCTTCAATCTGCCTTAGAGCAATCAACGATCGCAGGCATCGAAACGAACTTAGACTATCTGAAGCAGGTGGTTGCTGCTCCCACGTTCCAAGCTGGAACGATCAGCACAAGGTTTCTCAACTCATTCGAGTACAAGCCAAGAACGATCGACATTCTAGAGCCTGGAACTTACACCACAGTTCAAGACTATCCAGGACGGTTGGGATATTGGGATATTGGTGTGCCACCGTCGGGGCCAATGGATCATTTTGCCTTCAGAGTGGCAAACCGAATTGTGGGGAACCCTGAATCTGCGGCAGGTTTGGAATGTACGGCAACAGGTCCAACGCTGCGATTTAACTGTGATACAACGATCGCGCTTACAGGCGCAACCATGAAGGCAACTCTGAACGGGCAACCTGTTGAATTTTGGACAGCCATTGAAGTCAAAGCAGGGAGCACCCTGAAGCTTAAAGCAATTCAAGGCGATGGATATCGAACTTACATCGCTGTTCAGAATGGTTTGGATGTGCCAGAGTATCTGGGCAGTCGATCGACCTTTACGCTGGGGAAATTTGGCGGACATGCAGGACGAACTCTCAGAACCGGGGACGTTCTACGCATTGAGAAACCCACAAGCGAACTTTCAGCCCAACACTGTTCATCTGAGTTAGTTCAACAGTACAAAGAACAATGCTCGACTCAATGGAATATCGGAGTGATGTATGGTCCGCATGGTGCGCCGGACTTCTTCACACCCGAAGACATTGATATGTTCTTCTCAACCGATTGGACAATCCACCACAACTCCGCTCGAACAGGAATTCGTCTCATCGGACCGAAACCGAAATGGGCGCGAACCGATGGCGGTGAAGCAGGATTACATCCGTCGAACATTCACGATAATGCTTATGCGATCGGCACCGTTGACTTTACAGGTGATATGCCGATCATCCTTGCCCATGATGGACCCAGTTTAGGAGGATTCGTTTGTCCAGCAACGATCGTACAGTCTGAACTCTGGAAAATTGGACAGTTAAAACCAGGGGATAGCGTTCGGTTTTATCGGTTAAGCGCGACGGAAGCCCGCGATCGGGAACTTGCTCAGGATAGCGCGATCGCAACACTCACTCCGTTACCTAAATCTGCACCGCTGCAAGTTACAGAACATTCCCCGATTCTGGATCGGATTTTTGATGCGGATCAAATTCCCGTAACCTATCGTCAAGCTGGAGATAAGTATCTTCTCGTTGAATATGGCGATCTGGTACTGGATCTGAACTTACGATTCTGTGTTCATGCCTTAGTTCAATGGCTGCAAGAGAACCATATTCCGGGCATTATTGATCTCACACCGGGAATTCGATCGCTTCAAATTCACTACGATAGTCGCACTCTTCCCGTTCAAGAACTGATTGCAATTCTGACTAAAGCTGAATCAGAACTTCCGAACATTGATACGATCGAAGTCCCGACTCGCATTGTTTATCTACCACTTTCTTGGAATGATGAATCGACCCAGTTAGCCATTCAGAAATATATGCAGTCGGTGCGACCCGATGCGCCTTGGTGTCCAAGTAACATCGAATTCATTCGCCGCATTAATGGCTTAGATAGCATCGAGCAAGTCAAAGACATTGTGTTTAATGCAAGCTATCTAGTTTTAGGATTAGGAGATGTGTATCTCGGTGCACCTGTTGCTACACCGCTTGATCCACGGCATCGTCTCGTCACCACGAAGTACAATCCTGCTCGCACTTGGACACCAGAAAATGCAGTCGGGATTGGTGGGGCTTATATGTGCATCTATGGCATGGAAGGTCCGGGTGGCTATCAATTTGTAGGACGCACCGTACCAATTTGGAACCGTTACAAGCAAACAGAGGACTTTACACAGCCTTGGTTATTGCGGTTCTTTGATCAGATTCGATACTATCCGGTTTCAGCAGAACAATTGCTACGCGATCGAGAAGCTTTAATTCAAGGCAAACTGAAGCTCAGAATCGAAGAAGAAACCTTTAGTTTGAGAAAATACAATGAGTTTCTCAAATCGAATGCGGATGAGATTGCTGCATTTAGAGGGAAACAACGTGCCGCATTCCAAGCAGAGCGCGATCGCTGGGAAGCGGCCGGAGAATTTACCCGCCAAGAAACCCTCGAAGAAGCACAAGCTGATCAGGAAGAAACACCTGAGATTGTTCTGCCTCCAGATAGTGAAGCCGTCGTTGCTCATGTTTCTGCAAATGTCTGGCAAGTCTTGGTCAAGCCAGGAGATGTAGTTGCAGAAGGCGATCGCTTAGTAATTTTAGAAGCAATGAAAATGGAAATTGCAGTGACCGCAGACGAAGCAGGAACCATTACAGAACTTTACTGCGTTCAGGGGCAGACGGTTTCCGCAGGTCAGGTTCTACTCGCTATCCGGTCATGA
- the fabD gene encoding ACP S-malonyltransferase yields MVKTAWVFPGQGSQAIGMGLDLLEVPAAKAKFAQAEKILGWSVVEICQSTEDKVSQTLYTQPCLYVVETILADLLKEKGRYPDYVAGHSLGEYSALYAAEVFDFEAGLRLMQRRAELMDSASDGMMAALLGFDRDQLEAVLAQTPDAVLANDNNSGQVVISGVPAAVEAVMSQVKSKRAVKLNVSGAFHSPLMADAAAQFQTVLDSVNFKAAQVPVLSNVDPIPSRNAGELKSRLSRQMTGSVRWREISLKFLEEQVDRVVEVGPGKVLTGIIKRTCPDLVLENVSSLADIPV; encoded by the coding sequence ATGGTAAAAACGGCATGGGTGTTTCCTGGGCAGGGGTCTCAGGCGATCGGAATGGGACTCGATTTATTAGAGGTTCCCGCAGCAAAAGCGAAGTTTGCTCAGGCAGAAAAAATTCTCGGCTGGTCGGTGGTCGAGATTTGCCAAAGCACGGAAGATAAAGTGTCGCAAACGCTTTATACGCAGCCTTGTCTGTATGTGGTAGAGACGATTTTGGCGGATTTGCTGAAGGAGAAAGGTCGGTATCCTGACTACGTTGCAGGGCATAGTTTAGGCGAATATTCGGCGCTGTATGCAGCGGAAGTGTTTGATTTTGAAGCGGGACTGCGATTGATGCAGCGTCGGGCTGAGCTGATGGATAGCGCGTCGGATGGCATGATGGCAGCGCTGTTGGGGTTCGATCGCGATCAGCTTGAGGCAGTGCTGGCACAAACACCGGATGCGGTTCTGGCGAATGACAACAATTCAGGTCAGGTGGTCATTTCTGGAGTGCCTGCGGCGGTTGAAGCAGTGATGTCACAAGTGAAATCGAAAAGAGCGGTCAAATTGAATGTAAGCGGGGCGTTTCACTCGCCTCTGATGGCAGATGCGGCGGCGCAGTTCCAAACGGTGCTGGATTCAGTGAATTTCAAAGCAGCTCAAGTGCCAGTTTTGTCAAACGTTGATCCAATTCCAAGCCGGAATGCGGGTGAATTAAAAAGTCGGTTAAGTCGGCAGATGACGGGTTCGGTGCGGTGGCGCGAAATTTCGCTCAAATTTCTGGAAGAACAGGTCGATCGAGTCGTCGAAGTCGGTCCTGGAAAAGTTTTGACGGGAATTATTAAGCGCACTTGTCCCGATCTCGTGTTAGAAAATGTGAGCAGTCTTGCTGACATCCCCGTATGA
- a CDS encoding 1-acyl-sn-glycerol-3-phosphate acyltransferase — MSPDREPLISLILYHLFKWSIVSPVLHTYFRGRIYGAENVPKQGRLLVVSNHASDFDPPLLSCAIGRPVAYMAKEELFNVPVLKQAIKAYGAYPVKRGTADRSAMKAAMASIESGWATGVFLDGTRTTDGRIADPKLGAAWIAAKTNSPLIPVSLWGTHQIFKPGSAIPRPVPITIRIGEVIDAPQSSDRSELEEITQRCAAAIHALHDLGR; from the coding sequence ATTTCACCCGATCGCGAACCTTTGATCAGTTTGATTCTGTATCACCTGTTCAAATGGTCGATCGTGTCTCCGGTGCTGCACACCTATTTTCGCGGTCGCATCTACGGAGCGGAGAATGTGCCGAAACAGGGGCGGCTCCTAGTCGTGAGCAATCATGCCAGCGATTTCGATCCGCCGTTGTTGTCTTGTGCGATCGGTCGTCCGGTCGCTTATATGGCGAAAGAAGAACTGTTCAACGTTCCTGTTCTGAAGCAGGCGATTAAGGCATACGGGGCATATCCGGTCAAGCGAGGAACTGCCGATCGCTCAGCGATGAAAGCGGCGATGGCTTCGATCGAGTCCGGTTGGGCGACGGGTGTGTTTCTCGATGGCACTCGCACTACTGACGGTCGAATTGCTGATCCGAAATTAGGAGCCGCTTGGATTGCGGCAAAAACGAATTCGCCTTTAATTCCAGTGAGCTTGTGGGGAACGCATCAGATATTCAAGCCTGGAAGCGCGATTCCGCGCCCTGTGCCGATTACGATTCGGATCGGGGAAGTCATTGACGCGCCGCAGAGTAGCGATCGATCTGAGCTTGAGGAAATCACTCAGCGATGCGCTGCTGCAATTCATGCGTTACATGATTTAGGACGGTGA
- a CDS encoding urea carboxylase-associated family protein → MVQTIAKTSQIDPSLILLDEKLPGGAYWHFVIKRGNTLRITDLEGSQGVSLICYNADSPIERLNVADTSKIQFNAFLQKGKLLYSDMGRVLFSMTEDTAGYHDLICGCSNAASNLAKYGEGDYNNSRNNFLKALGKWGLTRKDLMPNVNLFSRVAVAPNGDLNYVEGIEKPGSFVDLRAEMNVLVVVSNCPHVMHPSTEYKPKPIQLTIWKSAAPAADDLCRTSCPEAVRAFQNTDALFAQA, encoded by the coding sequence ATGGTGCAGACCATTGCTAAGACTTCACAAATCGATCCCAGCCTGATTTTGCTCGATGAAAAGCTCCCCGGTGGCGCGTACTGGCATTTTGTAATTAAGCGTGGAAATACGCTCCGCATCACCGATTTGGAAGGTTCTCAGGGAGTTTCGCTGATTTGCTACAACGCGGATAGCCCGATCGAACGCTTGAATGTTGCCGACACTTCGAAAATCCAGTTCAATGCGTTTCTGCAAAAAGGCAAGCTACTCTATTCTGATATGGGTCGAGTGCTGTTCTCGATGACCGAAGATACAGCCGGCTATCATGACTTGATCTGCGGATGTAGCAATGCTGCTAGCAACTTGGCAAAATACGGCGAAGGAGATTACAACAACTCGCGCAACAACTTCCTCAAAGCGCTCGGCAAGTGGGGTCTGACTCGGAAGGACTTGATGCCGAACGTGAATCTCTTTAGTCGCGTTGCAGTCGCTCCCAATGGTGATTTGAACTATGTCGAGGGCATTGAAAAGCCAGGAAGCTTCGTTGATTTGCGGGCGGAGATGAATGTATTGGTCGTGGTGTCGAACTGTCCTCATGTGATGCACCCAAGCACTGAATACAAGCCGAAACCCATTCAACTCACAATTTGGAAATCCGCGGCTCCAGCGGCAGATGATTTGTGTCGGACTTCTTGCCCGGAAGCGGTGCGTGCCTTCCAGAACACCGATGCTTTGTTTGCTCAAGCTTAG
- the plsX gene encoding phosphate acyltransferase PlsX: MGSTRVRIAIDAMGGDNAPDEIVAGAVRAQAELDVDVVLVGDPQQVEAALKHHTQSSAIEIVSSEGTIAMEEEPLTALRRKPKASINVAMDLVKQKQADAVVSAGHSGAAMAAALLRLGRLKGIDRPAIGAVLPTLIAGKPVLILDVGANVDCRPKFLEQFALMGTIYSQYVLGNSEPKVGLLNIGEEPNKGNELAIQTHQLLTDNPLIPFIGNAEGRDVLSGHFDVIVCDGFAGNVLLKFAEAVGEVALQILREELPRGLHGKAGVTLLRPNLKRIKQRMDHAEHGGGLLLGVDGVCIISHGSSQAPTIFNAARLAKDAIDNNVLDRIRSSYDPTVAARSDS; the protein is encoded by the coding sequence ATGGGATCAACGCGGGTACGAATTGCAATCGATGCAATGGGTGGAGATAACGCCCCCGACGAAATCGTCGCGGGAGCGGTGCGGGCACAGGCAGAACTCGATGTCGATGTCGTCTTGGTGGGTGATCCGCAACAGGTGGAAGCTGCTCTGAAGCATCATACGCAGTCTTCGGCAATTGAAATTGTGTCCTCGGAAGGCACGATCGCAATGGAAGAAGAGCCGCTGACGGCACTGCGTCGTAAGCCAAAAGCCTCAATCAATGTGGCAATGGATTTGGTGAAGCAAAAACAAGCGGATGCAGTGGTTTCGGCAGGGCATTCCGGTGCGGCAATGGCAGCAGCATTGCTGAGATTAGGACGCTTGAAAGGCATTGATCGCCCTGCGATCGGCGCTGTTTTGCCCACGCTAATCGCTGGCAAGCCTGTGCTAATTCTCGATGTCGGTGCCAACGTCGATTGTCGTCCCAAATTCCTAGAGCAGTTCGCCTTGATGGGCACGATCTATTCGCAATATGTCTTGGGCAATTCTGAGCCAAAAGTCGGCTTACTTAACATTGGCGAAGAACCAAATAAAGGCAACGAACTCGCGATTCAGACCCATCAATTATTAACAGATAATCCGCTGATTCCGTTTATTGGCAATGCAGAAGGGCGCGATGTGCTGTCTGGGCACTTTGATGTGATTGTTTGTGATGGCTTTGCCGGGAATGTGTTGCTGAAATTTGCTGAAGCGGTCGGTGAGGTAGCGCTACAGATTCTGCGCGAAGAGTTACCCCGTGGGCTACATGGCAAAGCGGGTGTCACCTTATTACGCCCGAACCTGAAGCGAATCAAGCAGCGGATGGATCATGCAGAGCACGGGGGCGGATTGCTGCTCGGTGTCGATGGGGTCTGCATTATCAGTCACGGCAGTTCGCAGGCTCCGACGATTTTCAATGCTGCACGATTGGCGAAAGACGCGATCGACAACAATGTTTTAGACCGAATTCGCTCAAGCTACGATCCAACGGTTGCTGCGCGTTCTGACAGCTAA
- a CDS encoding beta-ketoacyl-ACP synthase 3 → MDYSGVGIAITGCGSAAPETAIDNDRLSEIMDTSDEWIASRTGIRQRRLSDASGSLVQLATEAARGAIEMAGIEPIDLDLILLATSTPDDMFGSACQVQAALGASQAVAFDLTAACSGFVFGLVTAAQYIRTGTYRNVLLIGADVLSRWVDWSDRRTCVLFGDGAGAVVMQANTVDRLLGFELRSDGSQHHCLNLAYSGEPKALLNDCEITQGQFRSLTMNGQEVYRFAVKRVPEVIEKALFRANITVEAIDWLLLHQANQRILDAVAHRLGIPSEKVISNLAKYGNTSAASIPLALDEAVRGGAVKLGETIAVSGFGAGLTWGAAVFQWGR, encoded by the coding sequence GTGGACTACTCAGGGGTCGGAATTGCCATTACGGGATGCGGATCAGCCGCACCGGAGACTGCGATCGACAACGATCGTTTAAGTGAAATCATGGACACTTCCGACGAATGGATTGCCTCACGCACCGGGATTCGGCAGCGACGGCTCAGCGATGCGTCTGGATCGCTCGTGCAGCTTGCGACCGAGGCGGCGAGGGGCGCGATCGAGATGGCGGGCATTGAGCCGATCGATCTAGATTTGATTTTGCTCGCGACTTCAACTCCAGACGATATGTTCGGCAGTGCGTGCCAGGTTCAAGCAGCCTTGGGAGCCTCGCAAGCGGTGGCATTTGATTTAACAGCGGCTTGTTCGGGGTTTGTGTTTGGGCTGGTGACTGCGGCGCAATATATTCGCACCGGAACTTACCGTAATGTGCTGCTGATCGGGGCGGATGTTCTATCGCGCTGGGTGGATTGGAGCGATCGCCGGACTTGCGTATTATTTGGCGACGGTGCGGGCGCGGTAGTCATGCAAGCGAATACGGTCGATCGCTTACTGGGATTTGAGCTGAGAAGCGATGGCAGTCAGCATCACTGCTTAAATCTGGCGTATTCAGGAGAGCCAAAAGCGTTACTGAACGACTGTGAAATCACCCAAGGGCAGTTTCGATCGTTAACGATGAACGGGCAGGAAGTGTATCGCTTTGCGGTCAAACGAGTGCCGGAAGTGATTGAAAAAGCGCTGTTTCGGGCAAATATCACTGTGGAGGCGATCGACTGGCTGCTACTGCATCAAGCGAATCAGCGAATTTTGGATGCAGTCGCCCATCGTTTAGGAATTCCCTCGGAAAAAGTAATCAGCAATCTGGCAAAATACGGCAATACTTCAGCCGCATCAATTCCCCTCGCGCTCGATGAAGCTGTGCGGGGAGGAGCGGTAAAACTAGGGGAGACGATCGCGGTATCCGGCTTCGGCGCGGGCTTGACTTGGGGAGCCGCAGTTTTTCAATGGGGACGCTAA
- a CDS encoding DUF2079 domain-containing protein: MQWIPRFWKSENFLRSLVISSFVVFFAVSVIRHLLLQSNALDLGYFDQAVYLISQGKTPIVSFRPYHVLGDHAAWILYLIAGVYQIFPSVYGLFAIQSGMFAIATIPVWYLAHQAGLDRQKSNAIAVAYLLYPLVFNLSLFDFHPEVIALPLFFAAIWAARSNRIGWFTLCMVLILGCRASLALSISAMGVWLIGFEGRKKSGAIALILGVSWFAIATGVIIPHFRPAGADFVMRYSYLGASIGEIVQNLGLKPWLWVRRLFSIENLLYLVLVLAPIGWGVSLRHFAPLVATIPVFAMNLLSEFANQRDLVNQYALPILPFLMVMAISTVATQRRRSRLILVWSLIGFLALAKFGYFGSRYLDRVSILSETYAAIAQITTKEPVLTTSYLVPHLAHRTAIDYLKLSEPATNLNDFKYVLLNPAFPGWASSSQFAQQILSQVQANPDFELRYQRSSVYLFVKRSVA, encoded by the coding sequence ATGCAGTGGATTCCCCGATTCTGGAAATCAGAAAATTTTTTGCGATCGCTTGTGATCTCCAGTTTTGTGGTGTTTTTCGCTGTTAGCGTGATCCGACATCTACTGTTGCAGTCAAATGCGCTTGATTTAGGCTATTTCGATCAGGCAGTTTATCTAATTAGTCAGGGAAAAACGCCGATCGTGTCTTTCCGCCCCTATCACGTTCTCGGCGATCATGCGGCTTGGATTTTGTATCTGATCGCAGGCGTTTATCAGATTTTTCCCAGCGTTTATGGGTTGTTTGCAATCCAGAGTGGCATGTTTGCAATCGCGACGATCCCCGTTTGGTACTTGGCGCATCAGGCAGGACTCGATCGCCAGAAATCGAATGCGATCGCCGTTGCCTATTTACTTTATCCGCTTGTTTTTAATCTCAGTCTGTTTGATTTTCATCCTGAAGTGATTGCTCTGCCACTGTTTTTTGCGGCAATTTGGGCGGCGAGATCAAATCGAATTGGTTGGTTTACGCTGTGTATGGTGCTGATTTTGGGGTGTCGGGCATCTTTGGCGCTGTCGATCTCGGCAATGGGAGTTTGGCTGATTGGGTTTGAAGGGCGTAAAAAATCTGGGGCGATCGCGCTCATTCTGGGTGTGAGTTGGTTTGCGATTGCAACGGGGGTGATTATTCCTCACTTTCGTCCCGCAGGAGCGGATTTTGTCATGCGCTACAGCTATTTGGGCGCTTCGATCGGTGAGATTGTACAAAATCTGGGCTTAAAGCCTTGGCTTTGGGTCAGACGGCTTTTCTCGATCGAGAACCTACTTTATCTTGTGCTAGTTTTGGCACCGATCGGCTGGGGTGTTTCGCTGCGTCATTTTGCGCCGCTTGTAGCAACCATTCCAGTGTTTGCAATGAATTTACTCTCGGAGTTTGCAAATCAGCGAGATTTAGTGAATCAATATGCGCTGCCCATTCTGCCGTTTTTGATGGTGATGGCGATCTCAACCGTTGCAACCCAAAGACGACGATCGCGCCTGATCCTGGTCTGGTCGCTGATTGGTTTTTTAGCATTGGCGAAATTCGGTTATTTTGGGTCGCGTTACCTTGATCGCGTTTCGATCCTATCGGAAACTTATGCTGCGATCGCGCAAATTACGACTAAAGAGCCTGTGTTGACGACGAGTTATCTTGTGCCGCACCTCGCGCATCGAACGGCGATCGACTACCTCAAGCTCAGCGAACCCGCGACGAACCTAAACGATTTTAAGTACGTTCTACTCAATCCAGCATTTCCGGGATGGGCAAGCAGTTCACAGTTCGCTCAACAGATTTTGAGTCAAGTTCAAGCCAACCCAGACTTCGAGCTTCGGTATCAAAGAAGCAGCGTCTATTTATTTGTGAAGCGATCGGTGGCTTGA
- a CDS encoding high light inducible protein, with amino-acid sequence MQDTQKMAATATEDRNAWRFGFTPQAELWNGRFAMLGFVAALATEYLTGGGTLHFLGLM; translated from the coding sequence ATGCAAGATACACAAAAGATGGCGGCAACGGCTACGGAAGACCGCAATGCTTGGAGATTTGGTTTCACCCCGCAAGCCGAACTGTGGAATGGTCGGTTTGCAATGCTCGGTTTTGTCGCTGCTTTAGCTACGGAATACTTGACGGGTGGTGGAACGCTTCACTTCCTGGGTCTGATGTAA
- a CDS encoding urea carboxylase-associated family protein, translated as MVSTLQTKLDPATAIYDETVPARQPWSRILKKGQTLRIVDLMGNQAVDTLFYNAHDVSERYSAPDTVVRQGNIFITTGTQLISNEGNVMATITDDECGKHDTIGGACSMESNSVRYGLHKKHLHACVENYLLELSKYEMNKRDLVSNVNFYMNVPVSEDGRLEIVDGISEAGKIVELRAEMDLMVLISNCPQVNNPCNAYNPTPIRLIIWDAA; from the coding sequence ATGGTTTCTACTCTGCAAACGAAACTTGATCCAGCAACTGCGATCTACGATGAGACTGTTCCTGCGCGTCAGCCTTGGTCACGAATCTTGAAGAAAGGTCAAACGCTGCGAATTGTTGACTTGATGGGCAACCAGGCAGTTGATACTTTGTTTTACAATGCTCACGATGTTTCTGAACGCTACAGCGCTCCGGATACAGTGGTTCGTCAGGGCAACATCTTCATCACTACGGGGACTCAGTTGATCTCCAACGAAGGAAATGTGATGGCGACGATTACCGATGATGAGTGTGGCAAGCATGACACGATCGGCGGTGCTTGCAGCATGGAAAGCAACTCAGTGCGCTATGGGCTGCACAAGAAACATCTTCATGCCTGTGTTGAGAACTATTTGCTGGAACTCAGCAAGTATGAAATGAACAAGCGTGATTTAGTCAGCAACGTCAATTTCTACATGAATGTTCCAGTCAGTGAAGATGGACGTTTGGAAATTGTTGACGGCATTTCTGAAGCTGGCAAAATTGTTGAACTGCGAGCAGAAATGGATTTGATGGTTTTGATTTCTAACTGTCCCCAAGTCAACAATCCTTGTAATGCTTACAATCCAACTCCGATTCGGCTAATTATTTGGGACGCTGCTTAA